One Candidatus Nanopelagicales bacterium genomic window, AACGTGTACTTGTTCTCATCGAGCAGCCCGTAGCTCTTCTCGGAGATGACGGGCGCGATGAGGATGTCGCGGGGGTCGTCGATCCTCACTTCGCGTCCTCCTGCTCCGCCTCGGTCGAGGTCGCCACGGCCTTGGCGCCCTTGCCGGTCGCGGGACCGGCGAGGAACGCGTCGAGCGCGGCCTTGGTGAACACGACGTCGTCACTGCACAGGACGTCGTAGGTGTTGAGCTGGTCGGCGACCAGCAGGTGCACCGACGGCACGTTGCGCAGGCTCTTCCACGCCACGTCGTCGTCGCGGTCGACCACGACGAGCACGTTGCGGGAGGTCGCCACCGAGGCGATCGCCTTGGCCGCGTCCTTGGTCGACGGCGAGCCGCCGGAGACCACCTCGCTGAGCACGTGCACGCGCCCGTCGCGCGCCCGGTCCGACAGCGCGCCGCGGAGGGCGGCGGCCTTCATCTTCTTGGGCGTCTTCTGGGCGTAGTCGCGCGGCGTCGGTCCGTGGACCACGCCGCCGCCGGCGAACTGGGGCGCGCGGGTCGAGCCCTGGCGGGCGCGGCCGGTGCCCTTCTGCCGGTACGGCTTGCGGCCACCGCCGCGGACCTCGCCGCGGGACTTGGTGTCCGCGGTGCCCTGGCGCGCGGCCGCGAGCTGGGCGACGACGACCTGGTGGATCAGCGGCACGTTGACCTGCACGTCGAACACCTCGGCGGGCAGCTCGACGGTGCCGGACGTGGTGCCGGCCGGCGTCTTGACGTCGACGCTGGTCATGGTCAGGCCCCCTTCGCGGCGGTCCGGACCAGGACGAGCCCGCCCTTGGGGCCGGGAACGGCGCCCTTGAGCAGGATCAGACCCTGGTCGGCGTCCACGGCGTGGACGGTGAGGTTCTGGGTGGTCTGGCGCACGCCGCCCATCCGGCCGGCCATCCGCACGCCCTTGAAGACGCGGCCCGGAGTGGCGCAGCCGCCGATGGAGCCCGGCGAGCGGTGCTTGCGCTCGACACCGTGCGAGGCGCGCAGGCCGTGGAAGCCGTGCCGCTTCATCACGCCCGCGAAGCCCTTGCCCTTGGTGGTGCCGACGACGTCGACGACCTGGCCGGCCTCGAACGTCTCGGCGGTGACCTCCTGGCCCAGCGTGTACTCGCTGGCGTCGGAGGTCCGCAGCTCCACCAGGTGCCGCCGCGGGGTCACGCCGGCGCGCTCGAAGTGGCCGGCCTGGGGCTTGGTCACCTTGCGCGGGTCGATCGCGCCGTAGGCGATCTGCACGGCCGAGTAGCCGTCGGTGTCCGGGGTGCGGACCTGCGTGACGACGCACGGCCCGGCCTTGATGACGGTGACCGGGACGATCTTGTTGTCGGCGTCCCAGACCTGCGTCATGCCGAGCTTCTCGCCGAGCACGCCCTTGACGGCCACGCCCTTGTCCTTGCTGCTCATGATCGGCGTGTCCCTTAGAGCTTGATCTCGATGTCGACGCCCGCCGGCAGGTCGAGTCGCATGAGCGAGTCGACCGTCTTCGGCGTGGGGTCGAGGATGTCGATGAGTCGCTTGTGCGTGCGCATCTCGAAGTGCTCGCGACTGTCCTTGTACTTGTGCGGCGAGCGGATGACGCAGTACACGTTCTTCTCCGTCGGCAGCGGCACCGGGCCCGCGACCTGAGCGCCCGTGCGAGTCACCGTCTCGACGATCTTCTTCGCCGAGCTGTCGATGATCTCGTGGTCGTAGGCCTTGAGCCGGATGCGGATCTTCTGTCCCGCCATGGTGGCTTCGGTGTCCTTCTCGTTCTCGTGCCGCTGGTGAGGAGTGCGCCCCGGGTGGCGGCCCGTTGCCGAGCCGCCACCCGAGATGCGGGGTGCTACTTGATGATCTTCGTGACCCGACCGGCGCCGACGGTGCGGCCGCCCTCGCGGATGGCGAAGCGCAGGCCCTCCTCCATCGCGATCGGCTGGATCATGTCGACCTTCATGTCGGTGTTGTCGCCCGGCATGACCATGTCCTTGCCCTCGGGGAGGGTCACGACGCCGGTCACGTCCGTGGTACGGAAGTAGAACTGCGGGCGGTAGTTGTTGAAGAACGGCGTGTGCCGGCCGCCCTCGTCCTTGGACAGGATGTAGACCTGCGCCTCGAACTCGGTGTGCGGGGTGATCGAGCCCGGCTTGCAGACGACCTGGCCGCGCTCGACGTCGTCGCGCTTGGTGCCGCGCAGGAGCAGGCCGACGTTCTCACCGGCCTGGCCCTCGTCGAGCAGCTTGCGGAACATCTCGACGCCGGTGACGGTGGTCCTGCTCGACTCCGGGCGGATGCCGACGATCTCGACCTCCTCGTTCACCTTGACCACACCGCGCTCGATGCGGCCGGTGACCACGGTGCCGCGGCCGGTGATGGTGAACACGTCCTCGATCGGCATGAGGAACGGCTTGTCGATCTCACGCTCGGGGGTCGGGATGTAGGAGTCGACCGCGTTCATGAGCTCCATGATCGAGTCCGCCCAGGCGTCGTCGCCCTCGAGCGCCTTCAGCGCCGAGACGCGCACGACCGGGATGTCGTCGCCGGGGAACTCGTAGGTCGACAGCAGCTCGCGGACCTCCAGCTCGACGAGCTCGAGGATCTCCTCGTCGTCGACCATGTCGGCCTTGTTGAGCGCCACCACGATCGACGGCACGCCCACCTGGCGGGCCAGGAGCACGTGCTCCTTGGTCTGCGGCATCGGGCCGTCGGTCGCCGCGACCACCAGGATCGCGCCGTCCATCTGCGCGGCACCGGTGATCATGTTCTTGATGTAGTCGGCGTGACCGGGGCAGTCGACGTGCGCGTAGTGACGGGCCTCGGTCTGGTACTCGACGTGCGCGATCGAGATCGTGATGCCGCGCTGACGCTCCTCGGGAGCCTTGTCGATCATGTCGAACGGCGTGAACGGGTTCACGTCCGGGTACTTGTCGTGCAGCACCTTGGTGATCGCCGCGGTCAGCGTCGTCTTGCCGTGGTCGATGTGACCGATGGTGCCGATGTTGACGTGCGGCTTGGTCCGCTCGAACTTCGCCTTCGCCACGGGAGGGTCCTCCTGGGTTCTCGTCTGCTTCGCCGTCCGACGTCGCGGATCGGTGGGTCTGGTGGTTGGGGTGGTGCTGTGATCCGCGACTACTCGCCGCGAGCCTTCGCGATAATCTCGGTGGCCACGTTCTGCGGCACCTGGGCGTACGAGTCGAACTGCATGGAGTAGCTGGCCCGGCCCTGCGTCTTGCTGCGCAGGTCGCCGACGTAGCCGAACATCTCCGACAGCGGCACCAGGGCCTTCACGACCCGGGCACCGGCCCGCTCCTCCATCGCCTGGATGTGCCCGCGGCGGGAGTTCAGGTCGCCGATGACGTCGCCCATGAAGTCCTCGGGCGTGGTGACCTCCACGGCCATCATCGGCTCGAGCAGGACCGGGGCGGCCCGGCGTGCCGCCTCCTTGAACGCCATGGAGCCGGCGATCTTGAAGGCGAGCTCGGAGGAGTCGACGTCGTGGTAGGCGCCGTCGAGCAGGGTGACCTTGACGTCGACCATCGGGTAGCCGGCGAGCACGCCGTACTCCATGGCCTCCTGGCAGCCCGCGTCGACCGACGGGATGTACTCCCGCGGGATGCGGCCGCCGGTCACCTTGTTGGCGAACTCGTAGCCGCCGTCGCCGCCACCGGTCGGCTCGACCGAGATGATGACGCGGCCGAACTGGCCGGAGCCACCGGTCTGCTTCTTGTGGGTGTACTCGACCTTGTCGACGGCCTTGGTGATCGTCTCGCGGTAGGCGACCTGCGGCTTGCCGACGTTGGCCTCGACCTTGAACTCGCGGCGCATGCGGTCGACCAGCACCTCCAGGTGCAGCTCGCCCATGCCCGCGATGATCGTCTGGCCGGTCTCCTCGTCGGTGCGGACCTGGAAGGTGGGGTCCTCCTCGGCCAGCCGCTGGATGGCGGTGGCCAGCTTGTCCTGGTCGCTCTTGGTCTTCGGCTCGATGGCCACGTGGATGACCGGGGCCGGGAAAGTCATCGACTCCAGCACGACCGGGTTGGCCGGGTCGCACAGCGTCTCGCCGGTGGTGGTGTCCTTCAGGCCCATCACCGCGACGATCTGGCCGGCGCCCACCGACGAGATCTCCTCACGCTTGTTCGCGTGCATCCGGTAGATCTTGCCGATCCGCTCCTTGCGGTCCTTGGTCGCGTTGAGCACCTGCGTGCCCGCGGTGAGGATGCCGGAGTAGACGCGGATGTAGGTGAGCTTGCCCAGGTGCGGGTCGCTCATGATCTTGAACGCGAGGGCGGCGAAGGGGGCCTCGTCGCTGGGCTCGCGGGTGATCACGACCTCCTCGTCACCCTGCTTGTGGCCCTCGACCGCGGACACGTCCATCGGCGAGGGGAGGTACTCCACGACGGCGTCGAGCATGGGCTGCACGCCCTTGTTCTTGAACGCCGAGCCGGTGAGGACCGGGGTGAGCTTGCCGGCGATGGTCGCGCGCCGGATGGCCGCGTTGAGCTCCTCGACGGTGGGCTCGATGCCCTCGAGGTACTTCTCCATCATCTCGTCGTCGGCCTCGGCGATGGTCTCCAGCAGCCGGTCGCGCCAGTCTCGGGCGGCCTCGGCGTGCGACGCCGGGATCTCCTCGACGACGTAGTCCTCGCCCTTCTGGGTCTCGCCGGGCCACACCAGCGCGCGCATGCCGACCAGGTCCACGACGCCGCGGAAGTCGGCCTCGGCCCCGATCGGGATCTGCAGCACCAGCGGAACCGCGTTGAGGCGGGTGACGATCATGTCGACGCAGCGGTGGAACTCCGCGCCGACCCGGTCCAGCTTGTTGACGAAGCAGATGCGGGGCACGCCGTAGCGGTCGGCCTGGCGCCATACCGTCTCCGACTGCGGCTCCACGCCGGCCACCCCGTCGAACACCGCGACCGCACCGTCGAGCACGCGCAGCGACCGCTCGACCTCGACGGTGAAGTCGACGTGGCCGGGGGTGTCGATGATGTTGATCTGGTAGCCGTGCCAGTGGCAGGTCGTCGCGGCCGACGTGATCGTGATGCCGCGCTCCTGCTCCTGCTCCATCCAGTCCATCGTGGCGGCGCCGTCGTGGACCTCACCGATCTTGTAGTTGATCCCGGTGTAGAACAGGATCCGCTCGGTGGTCGTGGTCTTGCCCGCGTCGATATGGGCCATGATCCCGATGTTGCGGGTCTTGGCCAGGTCGATGGCGGTGTCGGTAGACACGGTGCTTCTACGTCCTTCTCGTGCGGGCGGGCGGTGGCTCGGGGGGCGCGCTTACCAGCGGTAGTGCGCGAAGGCCTTGTTGGACTCGGCCATCTTGTGGGTGTCCTCGCGCTTCTTGACGCTGGCGCCGAGGCCGTTGGAGGCGTCGAGGATCTCGTTCATCAGCCGCTCGGTCATGGTCTTCTCGCGGCGCTGCCGGGAGTAGCCCACCAGCCAGCGCAGGGCCAGCGTGGTGCTGCGGCCGGCGCGGACCTCGACCGGGACCTGGTAGGTCGCGCCGCCGACGCGGCGGCTGCGTACCTCGAGGGTCGGCTTGACGTTGTCCAGCGCGCGCTTGAGCGTCACGACCGGGTCGGTGCCGGTCTTGTCACGGCAGCCCTCCAGGGCGCCGTAGACGATCCGCTCGGCGGTGGAGCGCTTGCCGTCCAGCAGCACCTTGTTGATCAGCTGCGTGACCAGCGGCGAGTGGTAGACCGGGTCGATCACGATCGGCCGCTTGCCCGCGGGGCCCTTGCGCGGCATCAGCTCTTCTCCTTCTTCGCGCCGTAGCGGGACCGCGCCTGCTTGCGGTTCTTCACGCCCTGGGTGTCGAGCGCGCCACGGATGATCTTGTAGCGGACGCCCGGGAGGTCCTTCACGCGGCCGCCGCGCACCAGCACGATCGAGTGCTCCTGCAGGTTGTGGCCCACGCCGGGGATGTAGGCGGTGACCTCGATCTGCGAGGACAGCCGGACGCGGGCGACCTTGCGCAGGGCCGAGTTCGGCTTCTTGGGCGTGGTCGTGTAGACGCGCGTGCACACCCCGCGGCGCTGGGGGCTCCCCTTCAGCGCGGGGGTCTTGTTCTTGGACACCTTGTCCTGGCGGCCCTTGCGGACCAGCTGCTGGATCGTGGGCACCGCGTCTCCGTGATCGTCCGGGGTGTTCGGCTGGTGGTTCGTGCCTGTGGCTCGTGCGGGGTCGTGCTCCCGAGCGGGCTCGGGCGGGTCCGTGCGGTCAGGATGCCCCGCGCGGGAGCGGACCAAACCGTCCGGTTTGCCCGGTTGCGCCCTGGTTTCTCCGACCCCCGCGGTCGGGTGTGTCGCGGTCCAGGCGGACCTCGACGCCATCACCTCGGCGGGGAGGAGGCCGGCGCGCCCGGGGGCACGCACGGCGGCCCGGGGCGTCCCAGGCACGAGGACCGAGGGTACCCGCCGGGCGCCAGCCAGGTCAAAACGCGGGCCGTGGACCGGCCCGGGTGCCCGCACCCTAGCGGGCCCGGCAGGCCCGCGGGGCCCGGACGCGCCGGGTCAGCCGGTGGTGGAGGCGAGCAGGAGCGGGATCAGGACCGCGACCAGCATGACCACGCCGACGACGGCGTACAGACCGATGTTGATCCAGGACACGATCTTGGCCGCGGTCACCATCCCCGCCCCGCCCAGCCGGCCGCCGGAGGCGTCGATCTCCCGCTGCGCCCGCCCGGCGTACACCAGCGCGATGATCGCCGGCAGGATCGGGCAGACCACCCAGGACAGGATCGCCAGGACCAGCGCGACGACCGCGTCGTTGGAGGTCTGCGGGGCCGGCGGGTACGGGTAGCCGCCCGGGTACCCCGTACCGGTCGGCGGGTAGCCGGTCGGCGGGTAGCCGGTCGGCGGGTAGCCGGTCGGCGGGTAGTCGTACGCCGTGCCGGGGTACGGCGCCGGCGCCCCCGGGTAGGGGGTCGCTCCGGGACGGCCGTAGCCGGTCGGCGGCTGGCCCGCCGCCGGGGGCCAGCCACCAGGTCCGGCCGGCGGCGGCAGCGGGGCCGTCGGCTGGGTGCCCGGCGGCTCCGGCGGGGACTGGCCCCAGGGGGAGGTCGCGGACAGGTCCGGGGAGTCGACCCACCCGGAACCGGTCCCGCCCGGGCCGGTCCCGCCCGGGCCGGCGGCGCCCGGACCCGTTCCGCCCGGCTCACCCCAGGACTCCTCCGGCCGCGCCGGGTCCTCCGGTCGGGGGTCCTGGCCGCTCATCGCGCCTCCCGGTGTCTGCGCTGCCGATGTGTCCGCGCTGCCGGTGTGTCCGCCGCGTGGGTCCGCTGCCGGTGCCGACCGCCGGCCGCCATCCTGCCGCATGGACCCTCCGGGGAACGGCGACGGGACCGCCCCCTTCGAAGGGGACGGTCCCGTCGGTGGCGGGAACCCGCGTCAGCGCGAGTAGCCGCCGATGTCGTACTCCTCCAGCGGCACGGCGGTGCCGGTGGACGGGCCGAAGGCCGAGTAGTCCATGTCGTCGTACGCGCTGAACGACGCGTACATGGCGGCCTTGGCCTCCTCGGTGGGCTCGACCCGGATGTTGCGGTAGACCGGCAGGCCGGTGCCGGCCGGGATGAGCTTGCCCAGGATGACGTTCTCCTTCAGGCCGAGCAGGGGGTCGCTCTTGGCGTGGATCGCCGCGTCGGTGAGCACCCGGGTCGTCTCCTGGAAGGAGGCCGCCGACAGCCACGACTCGGTCGCCAGCGACGCCTTGGTGATGCCCATGAGCTCGGGCCGGCCCGAGGCGGGGCTGCCGCCCTCGGCCACCACGCGCCGGTTCTCGCCCTCGAAGATGGACCGCTCGACCAGCTCGCCGGTGAGGAACTCCGCGTCGCCGGAGTCGATGATCGTCACCCGCTTGAGCATCTGCCGGACGATGACCTCGATGTGCTTGTCGTGGATCGACACGCCCTGCGAGCGGTAGACCTCCTGCACCTGGTCGACCAGGTGCAGCTGCACCTGGCGCTGGCCGAGGATGCGCAGCACCTGCTTGGGGTCGACCGCGCCGATGACCAGCTGGTCGCCGACCTGGACGTGCTGGCCGTCCTCGACCAGCAGCCGCGACCGCTTGGAGACGGTGTGCGGCACCTCCTCCGCACCGTCGTCGGGGACGACGACCACCTTGCGGGCCTTGTCGGTCTCCTCGATCCGCACCCGGCCGGTGACCTCGCTGATCGGGGCCACGCCCTTGGGGGTGCGCGCCTCGAACAGCTCGACCACGCGGGGCAGGCCGTGGGTGATGTCCTCACCCGCGACGCCGCCGGTGTGGAACGTCCGCATGGTCAGCTGGGTCCCGGGCTCACCGATGGACTGCGCCGCGATGATGCCGATGGCCTCGCCGACGTCGACCAGCTTCCCGGTGGCCAGCGACCGGCCGTAGCACATGGCGCAGGTGCTGACCTTGCTCTCGCAGGTGAGCACCGACCGGACCCGCACCGACTCGGCGCCGGCGCGGACGAGCTCCTCGACCCGGGTGACCGACAGGTCCTCCCCCGCCGTCCCGACGACCTCGCCGTCGACGACGACGTCGCGGGCGAGCACCCGGGACGCCACCGAGGTGTCGAGCGAGTCCAGCGGCACGACCGTGCCGTCGGCCGCGCGCTCCCCGATCGGCATCTCCAGGCCGCGGTCGGTCCCGCAGTCGATCTCCCGGACGATCACGTCCTGGGAGACGTCCACCAGCCGCCGGGTGAGGTAGCCGGAGTCGGCGGTCCGCAGCGCGGTGTCCGCCAGGCCCTTGCGGGCGCCGTGGGTGGAGATGAAGTACTCCAGCACCGACAGGCCCTCGCGGAAGTTGGACTTGATCGGCCGCGGGATGATCTCGCCCTTGGGGTTGGCCACCAGACCGCGCATGCCGGCGATCTGCCGGACCTGCATGAAGTTACCGCGGGCGCCGGAGTCGACCATCATGAAGACCGGGTTGGTGCGCGGGAAGTGGTCCTGCATGGCCCGGGCCACCTCGTCGGTGGTCCGCGTCCAGATCTCGATCAGCTCCTGCCGGCGCTCGGAGTCGGTGATCAGACCCCGCTCGTACTGCTTCTGGACCTTGTCCGCCTTCTCCTCGGCGGCACCGAGCAGCTCGGACTTGTTCGGCGGGGTGACCACGTCGCTGATCGCGATGGTCACGCCGGAGCGGGTGGCCCAGTGGAAGCCGAGTGCCTTGAGGCTGTCCAGCGTCGAGGCCACGTCGACCTTCGGGTAGCGCTCGGCCAGGTCGTTGACCAGGGCGCCGAGCCGCTTCTTGTCGACGGGGCCGTTGACGTACGGGTAGTCCTCGGGCAGCGCCTCGTTGAACAGGGCGCGGCCCAGCGTGGTCTGCAGCAGGAACGGCTGCCCCGGCTGCCAGCCCTCGGGGGCCTCGAAGCCCAGCGGCGGCACCGTGCCGGTGATCCGCAGCGTGACCGGCGCCTGCAGCGACAGGTCGTTGCCGTCGAAGGCCATCAGCGCCTCGGCCAGCGACCCGAACGCCCGGCCCTCGCCGAGGGCGTCGGCCTGGTCGGCGGTCAGGTGGTAGATGCCCAGCACCATGTCCTGCGTCGGCGTCGTGATCGGGCGACCGTTGGCCGGCGACAGGATGTTGTTGCTGGACAGCATGAGGATGCGGGCCTCGGCCTGTGCCTCCGCCGACAGCGGCAGGTGCACGGCCATCTGGTCGCCGTCGAAGTCCGCGTTGAACGCGGTGCAGACCAGCGGGTGGATCTGGATGGCCTTGCCCTCGATCAGCTGCGGCTCGAACGCCTGGATGCCCAGCCGGTGCAGCGTCGGCGCCCGGTTGAGCAGCACCGGGTGCTCGGCGATGACCTCCTCGAGCACGTCCCACACGACCGGGCGCGAGCGCTCGACCATCCGCTTGGCGGACTTGATGTTCTGGGCGTGGTTGAGGTCCACCAGCCGCTTCATCACGAACGGCTTGAACAGCTCCAACGCCATCTGCTTGGGCAGGCCGCACTGGTGCAGCTGCAGCTGCGGGCCGACCACGATGACCGAGCGGCCGGAGTAGTCGACGCGCTTGCCGAGCAGGTTCTGGCGGAACCGGCCCTGCTTGCCCTTGAGCATGTCCGACAGCGACTTCAGCGGCCGGTTGCCCGGGCCGGTGACCGGACGACCGCGACGGCCGTTGTCGAACAGCGCGTCGACGGCCTCCTGCAGCATCCGCTTCTCGTTGTTGACGATGATCTCGGGCGCGCCGAGGTCGAGCAGGCGCTTGAGCCGGTTGTTGCGGTTGATGACCCGGCGGTACAGGTCGTTGAGGTCGGAGGTCGCGAACCGGCCGCCGTCGAGCTGCACCATCGGGCGCAGGTCCGGCGGGATGACCGGGACGCAGTCCAGCACCATCCCCATCGGGGAGTTGCGGGTGTTGAGGAACGCCGACACGACCTTCAGCCGCTTCAGGGCGCGGGTCTTGCGCTGGCCCTTGCCGGTGCGCACGACCTCGCGCAGCTTCTCCGCCTCGGCCTCGAGGTCGAACGTCTCCAGCCGCTTCTGGATCGCCGCCGCGCCCATGCCGCCGCTGAACCAGCGGCCGTAGCGGTCGCGCATCTCGCGGTAGAGCACCTCGTCGCCCTCGAGGTCCTGGACCTTCAGGCCCCGGAACCGGTCGAAGACGCGGTCGAGCCGGTCGATCTCGGCGTCGGCACGGCGGCGGATCGCGGCCATCTCGCGCTCGGCGGACTCCCGCACCTTGCGCCGGGCGTCGCTCTTGGCGCCCTCGGCCTCGAGCTCGGCCAGGTCGGCCTCGAGCTTCTGCTGACGCGCCTCGACGTCGGAGTCACGACGGTTGGCGATCTGCTGCTTCTCCACCGACAGCTCGGCCTCGAGCGTGGGCAGCGCCTCGTGGCGCCCCTCCTCGTCGACCCAGGTGATCATGTAGGCCGCGAAGTAGATGACCTTCTCGAGGTCCTTGGGCGCGAGGTCCAGCAGGTAGCCCAGCCGGCTCGGGACGCCCTTGAAGTACCAGATGTGCGTGACCGGGGCGGCCAGCTCGATGTGGCCCATCCGCTCCCGGCGCACCTTGGCGCGGGTGACCTCGACGCCGCAGCGCTCGCAGATGATGCCCTTGAAGCGGACCCGCTTGTACTTGCCGCAGTAGCACTCCCAGTCGCGGGTGGGACCGAAGATCTTCTCGCAGAAGAGCCCGTCCTTCTCCGGCTTGAGGGTGCGGTAGTTGATGGTCTCCGGCTTCTTGACCTCGCCGTGCGACCAGGCCCGGATGTCGTCCGCGGTGGCCAGGCCGATGCGCAGTTCGTCGAAGAAGTTGACGTCGAGCACGTGGTGTCCTTCGTTCGTTGTCGGTCGTCAGCGGTGTCGGAGCGGGGCCGGGACCCGGCGGTTCGCCGGGTCCCCGCCCACGTGCTCAGACCTCTTCGACGCTGCTCGGCTCCCGCCGGGACAGGTCGATCCCCAGCTCCTCCGCGGCGCGGAAGACGTCGTCGTCGGTGTCACGCATCTCGATGGACATGCCGTCGCTACTGAGCACCTCGACGTTCAGGCACAGGGACTGCATCTCCTTGACGAGCACCTTGAACGACTCAGGGATACCCGGCTCGGGGATGTTCTCGCCCTTGACGATGGCCTCGTAGACCTTGACGCGGCCCAGCACGTCGTCGGACTTGATCGTCAGCAGCTCCTGCAGCGCGTACGCGGCGCCGTACGCCTCCAGCGCCCACACCTCCATCTCGCCGAACCGCTGGCCGCCGAACTGGGCCTTACCGCCCAGCGGCTGCTGCGTGATCATCGAGTAGGGGCCGGTCGACCGGGCGTGGATCTTGTCGTCGACCAGGTGCAGCAGCTTGAGGATGTAGATGTAGCCGACCGACACCCGCCCGGGGAACGGCTCCCCCGTACGGCCGTCGAGCAGCTGCGCCTTGCCGTCGTTGCCGACGAGCTGGACGCCGTCGGTCGTGGGCAGGGTGGAGTCGAGCAGCAGGGACAGCTCGTCCTCGCGGGCGCCGTCGAACACCGGCGTCGCCACCCGGGTGCCGGGCGAGGCCTGCCGGGCGTCGACCGGCATCCGCGTGGCCCGCCCGTCGGCGGAGTCGACCTGCCAGCCGGATGCCGCGACCCACCCGAGGTGGGTCTCCAGCACCTGGCCGACGTTCATCCGGCCCGGCACGCCGAGCGGGTTGAGGACCACGTCGACCGGGGTGCCGTCCTCCAGGAACGGCATGTCCTCGACCGGCAGGATCTTGGCGATGACGCCCTTGTTGCCGTGGCGGCCGGCGAGCTTGTCGCCCTCGGTGATCTTCCGCTTCTGGGCGACGTAGACGCGGACCAGCCGGTTGACGCCCGGGGGCAGCTCGTCACCCTCGTCGCGGTCGAACACCCGGACGCCGATGACCTTGCCGGACTCGCCGTGCGGGACCTTCAGCGACGTGTCGCGCACCTCGCGCGCCTTCTCGCCGAAGATCGCGCGGAGCAGGCGCTCCTCGGGGGTGAGCTCGGTCTCGCCCTTGGGCGTGACCTTGCCGACCAGGACGTCCCCGGGGACCACGTCGGCGCCGATGCGGATGATGCCCCGCTCGTCGAGGTCGGCCAGGACCTCGTCGGCGACGTTGGGGATGTCGCGGGTGATCTCCTCCGGGCCCAGCTTGGTGTCGCGGGCGTCGACCTCGTGCTCCTCGATGTGGATCGAGGACAGGACGTCGTCCTGCACCAGGCGCTGGCTGAGGATGATCGCGTCCTCGTAGTTGTGGCCCTCCCAGGGCATGAACGCGACCAGCAGGTTCTTGCCCAGCGCCATCTCGCCGAGATCGGTGCACGGGCCGTCGGCGATGACCTGGCCGGCCTCGACCCGCTGGCCCTCGTCGACGATCGGGCGCTGGTTGTAGGAGGTGCCCTGGTTGGACCGGCGGAACTTCTGCACCCGGTAGGTGGTGCTGCCGCCCTCGTCGTCGAGCACCTGGACGTGGTCGGCGCTGACCTCGGTCACCACGCCGGCCTTCTCGGCCAGGATGACGTCGCCGGCGTCGACCGCCGCGCGGAACTCCATCCCGGTGCCGACCAGCGGGGCCTCCGAGCGCAGCAGCGGCACGGCCTGGCGCTGCATGTTCGAGCCCATCAGGGCCCGGTTGGCGTCGTCGTGCTCGAGGAACGGGATCATCGCCGTGGCGACCGACACCATCTGGCGGGGCGACACGTCCATGTAGTCGACCTCGGACGGCGGCACGTAGTCGACCTCGCCGCCCTTGCGCCGGACCAGCACCCGGTCCTCGGCGAAGTGGCCGTCCGCGGCCAGCGGGGCGTTGGCCTGCGCGATGACGTGCAGGTCCTCCTCGTCGGCGGTCAGGTAGTCGATCTGGTCGGTGACCCGGCCGTTGACGACCTTGCGGTACGGCGTCTCCACGAAGCCGAACGCGTTGACCCGGCCGTAGGTGGACAGCGAGCCGATCAGGCCGATGTTCGGGCCCTCGGGGGTCTCGATCGGGCACATCCGGCCGTAGTGGGACGGGTGCACGTCGCGGACCTCGAAGCCGGCCCGCTCCCGGGACAGGCCGCCCGGGCCGAGCGCGGACAGCCGCCGCTTGTGGGTCAGCCCGGCCAGCGGGTTGGTC contains:
- a CDS encoding DUF4190 domain-containing protein yields the protein MSGQDPRPEDPARPEESWGEPGGTGPGAAGPGGTGPGGTGSGWVDSPDLSATSPWGQSPPEPPGTQPTAPLPPPAGPGGWPPAAGQPPTGYGRPGATPYPGAPAPYPGTAYDYPPTGYPPTGYPPTGYPPTGTGYPGGYPYPPAPQTSNDAVVALVLAILSWVVCPILPAIIALVYAGRAQREIDASGGRLGGAGMVTAAKIVSWINIGLYAVVGVVMLVAVLIPLLLASTTG
- a CDS encoding DNA-directed RNA polymerase subunit beta', with amino-acid sequence MLDVNFFDELRIGLATADDIRAWSHGEVKKPETINYRTLKPEKDGLFCEKIFGPTRDWECYCGKYKRVRFKGIICERCGVEVTRAKVRRERMGHIELAAPVTHIWYFKGVPSRLGYLLDLAPKDLEKVIYFAAYMITWVDEEGRHEALPTLEAELSVEKQQIANRRDSDVEARQQKLEADLAELEAEGAKSDARRKVRESAEREMAAIRRRADAEIDRLDRVFDRFRGLKVQDLEGDEVLYREMRDRYGRWFSGGMGAAAIQKRLETFDLEAEAEKLREVVRTGKGQRKTRALKRLKVVSAFLNTRNSPMGMVLDCVPVIPPDLRPMVQLDGGRFATSDLNDLYRRVINRNNRLKRLLDLGAPEIIVNNEKRMLQEAVDALFDNGRRGRPVTGPGNRPLKSLSDMLKGKQGRFRQNLLGKRVDYSGRSVIVVGPQLQLHQCGLPKQMALELFKPFVMKRLVDLNHAQNIKSAKRMVERSRPVVWDVLEEVIAEHPVLLNRAPTLHRLGIQAFEPQLIEGKAIQIHPLVCTAFNADFDGDQMAVHLPLSAEAQAEARILMLSSNNILSPANGRPITTPTQDMVLGIYHLTADQADALGEGRAFGSLAEALMAFDGNDLSLQAPVTLRITGTVPPLGFEAPEGWQPGQPFLLQTTLGRALFNEALPEDYPYVNGPVDKKRLGALVNDLAERYPKVDVASTLDSLKALGFHWATRSGVTIAISDVVTPPNKSELLGAAEEKADKVQKQYERGLITDSERRQELIEIWTRTTDEVARAMQDHFPRTNPVFMMVDSGARGNFMQVRQIAGMRGLVANPKGEIIPRPIKSNFREGLSVLEYFISTHGARKGLADTALRTADSGYLTRRLVDVSQDVIVREIDCGTDRGLEMPIGERAADGTVVPLDSLDTSVASRVLARDVVVDGEVVGTAGEDLSVTRVEELVRAGAESVRVRSVLTCESKVSTCAMCYGRSLATGKLVDVGEAIGIIAAQSIGEPGTQLTMRTFHTGGVAGEDITHGLPRVVELFEARTPKGVAPISEVTGRVRIEETDKARKVVVVPDDGAEEVPHTVSKRSRLLVEDGQHVQVGDQLVIGAVDPKQVLRILGQRQVQLHLVDQVQEVYRSQGVSIHDKHIEVIVRQMLKRVTIIDSGDAEFLTGELVERSIFEGENRRVVAEGGSPASGRPELMGITKASLATESWLSAASFQETTRVLTDAAIHAKSDPLLGLKENVILGKLIPAGTGLPVYRNIRVEPTEEAKAAMYASFSAYDDMDYSAFGPSTGTAVPLEEYDIGGYSR